The DNA segment TACCAAAATATAAAACGTTTATATATCTTCATTAGGATtgtacaacaaaatatgaatattaattaTACATCTAAAAGATGTATAAATATCAGGATTTAACAGTGGAGATCACAGTCATAACCGCTGGAATTCTTCCTGTGGTGTTTATATTCACTACTGTAAAAGTGATGCACATCAGAATATGTATTAGAGtaagtttgcatttttaaacaaatagcTATCAAAATCAGTTACACTTATTTATAACACTTGAATAGCCAAATGCTCTAAAATTACAGACAAAATTCTtatctcattattttaaatttccagGAGGTTTTACCACATGGCTACAGGTATAGAGTAACGGCATTTGAACCTAAATCTGAGGGAAAATTCAAATGTGAAGTCCGGCTGGCAATATTTAATGCAGATGATGCAAAACTGTGGCTTAcgaaatttcaagaaagaagcAAGGTTACCTTGCGTGCTAGGGCTTGTGTGCCAGCAAAGGAGCGgggcaaaaatatttataaacaatactTCAGATGCCAGCACAATACCAACCCAGCTTCAACAGCCGTCTTGGTTCCAAGAATTCAAACTGTCCAGCTCTGCTAACAATTGTTGTACGGAGACAGCTTGGAAAACACAGCAGGTACTACTCTTGAAGTGTAAATACTATGAtgatcaaaagaaagataatgaatatGGGCGAAGCAGCATGTTAAGTTTACACATGTTTTGTCTGTTaatgttcaaaaacaaagtaACTACAGTCTGtatgtcattaattttaatagtaCCAAGCACTCCTCTTgaattaagaaatgtttgtattgttttagtATGTGCATCcatgtggattaaaaaaatggaacacTTCTTTTGCTCAACACTTACATAGTAAATATGGGGAAGATGACATTTGATCATTGTTGAAGCTGTGATGGGTGTATGGTTATGTAACTTTCATAGCAATGAACAGTCAGTGAGATGTTACATCCTTTTTTGCAGAGCAAAGAACATAGACCCACTTTTGAAAGAGTTCCCTACATGCCTTCAGATTGAACACACTCACAATCATAGTCTGTATAGTGCTGATTCTCTACGTCATAGGGATGTTAATGATGAGACAATCGCCAAATTCAAATGGCTTTTTTCAAAGGGCCACTCTCCATCTTCAGCACTTGAAATGCATCAGATGGACCTCCAAATGGAACATGGAGCCAACTATATATATCAGGCTGCTGACAGAGCTTTTTGTCCTGATGTTCAGTTTTGTTACAGGTACTTAACATCTGCAGCTGGTTTATCAATAGAATTAGATGTTCATAGCATTTTACACATGACTTGACCATAATTTCACCTGTTCTACATAATCCTTAAGTCCCTAGTGTTTCTTTACTTGTGTATTCTTATACGTTtactttacaattaaaaataagttcacataaataaatatgtgcctTAAGCGTTAGAGCACAGTATAATTGCTAATGTTATACCCTTACAATCAAGGTTTTTTGGTTTATTATATTATAGAATTTTATCAGAAACTGCAATATTGATTTGACGTTGAAATGAGAAGTAAATAGTGGCTAAAATGTCTATGATTTGAACATTAAgctatttttcttctattataAGGGGTGCTGAATGTCCTTAGTTTGGACAGAGCAAGCATGAAacatgtcagtttttaaaaaaagtttatctgtgtttttattttatttttgtagcatACTTCAGCTCTTGTAGTAATGTCTTTTTTGGATGAGCAAATATCACATGTATTTGGTCGATGTAAGGACTGAGCCGTTGGgttaattaactttaatttattctaaacaaagaaaataagacactctttcttatttcatttcttcctccCCCTACATTTCAGGCTGTACAAGAAAGTATTTGATGAGAAATACCCTTCAACCTCTTCAGAACAGTTGATTGACAGCCTAGAGACAACTTGCAGGACATTCAATGCAGAACTAAATGGGGAGTTCTGCAAGGTAAAAGAAACAGCATCAGGGACGATAGCCATAGCTGTCTGCACTCCCCTCATGATGAGAGTGCACACACTGCACCGTGCAAGCGGTGAACTCGTTTTTATGGATGCCTCAGGGGGGTGGACAGGTATGACTTCAGTTTTCCTGCTTCTTACTCACAGTGTTGCAGGTGGACTCCCTTTAGGCTGCCTTATTGTTTCTTCTGAAGCAACAGAAGTAATAACAGATGCCTTGTCACTGTATAAAGAACTTTTGCCATCTGATgctttttttggaaggggtaATAGAGGACCTCAGGTGTTCCTCACAGATGACAGTAGTGCTGAAAGGCAGAGCCTGCAAGCTGCATTCCCTGAAGCAACACTTCTTCTTTGTACGTTCCATGTACTTCAGGCCGCTTGGCGCTTCCTCTGGGAGGCCCGAAACAACATACAAAAGAAAGCAGGCCTCATCTACTGAGCATCAtcaaaaaaatggtttatgctCAGAGTGATGATGAAATAGTTAATGTTTATGATAATGCCTGTAGAGATGATGTTGTTAGGAACAATCCCAAATTCAAACTGTATTTAGAAAAGCAGTTTGAACGAAAAAGTCTATGGGCAGTTACTTTTAGAAAAGACCTTCCTGTGCGTGGAAATAACACAAGCAACTACTGTGAAGCAGCTATGcatgttttgaaagataaaatcttCTGCCGCACACGTGCCTATAACACTCAGCAGCTGCTTGATTTCTTATTAACACGGCTTCCTGCCTACTATGAAAGGCGGCTGTTGAACCTTGCCAATGGTAGGAGAGATGCTACAGTTAGCAGACGTTATTTATATGgtacagaaaatattaagaGGGAAATGGTTCAGTCTGTAggagattttctttttgaagttaAAAGTGAGAATGAACATGGTAAGTCATACCAAGTAGACATGAACACAGACATGTGTTCTTGCCCAAATGGCATGACAGGTGCACCCTGCAAGCACCAGCATGCtgtcataaaattttttaatgtttcttcatGTAATATATTTCCTGTTAAGGATATCAAAGCAAGGAGACATTTCTTCCAGCTAGCAACTGGACATGATAATATTCAGGAGGAATGGTTCCAGCCTCTTGTTGATAATCGAGAAGACGTCATTGAACCGCATACTTCCAGTACAAATTTGGAAACTGAAGACACAAAATTTgagactgacaacaacaacaggattgAAGAAATACTGACTCATGACTCCGAGGACGAGTTTGACATCCATACCactaacaaacagaatgatgATATaatacaacaattaaaaaaaaccatggacaaactt comes from the Pomacea canaliculata isolate SZHN2017 linkage group LG12, ASM307304v1, whole genome shotgun sequence genome and includes:
- the LOC112553178 gene encoding uncharacterized protein LOC112553178, yielding MPAQYQPSFNSRLGSKNSNCPALLTIVVRRQLGKHSRAKNIDPLLKEFPTCLQIEHTHNHSLYSADSLRHRDVNDETIAKFKWLFSKGHSPSSALEMHQMDLQMEHGANYIYQAADRAFCPDVQFCYRLYKKVFDEKYPSTSSEQLIDSLETTCRTFNAELNGEFCKVKETASGTIAIAVCTPLMMRVHTLHRASGELVFMDASGGWTGMTSVFLLLTHSVAGGLPLGCLIVSSEATEVITDALSLYKELLPSDAFFGRGNRGPQVFLTDDSSAERQSLQAAFPEATLLLCTFHVLQAAWRFLWEARNNIQKKAGLIY